The genomic window ATTTTTGAGTCTATGACCATCATTTTCCCAATCTACAACATAGTCGTTATTACCATACCATTTTCGGAAATTGCCACCTTTATTATATGGGAACCAACGGGCGGAAGAATCATTAGCTTCTTCGTGGGTGCTACAAGAGAAAAATAGTTTATTATTATCAACTTCAAACCATAACCTTAAGAACTTATCATTATCGGAAGTTGCAATTCCTTGTTTTGGTTCAGCTACTTGTTTAAGTAACAGTGCTTTTTTATAAAGGTGTAGCATTTGGCTTGAAGCACAAAATGCAGTAATTGGTGATCCTGGAACAAGCATTAGGTCATCATTGTTTGCTGAATATTTGTAATCACAGTCATTCTTGATTGCAAATAAACACTTTTCACCTTGAATATCCATATTGCCCTTAAAATCAGACAATTTTATATATATTCCATTATTGTTTTCTTGCTTGTTCTTGATAATAAAGGAACACACATCAACACAAGCAATTTCATTAAATGCACCATGTGCCATCTGAACCAAGCCGATAATACATTTTTCACGCATAATGTATTCACGAAGTGCTTGATATGACTTTATTGACATCCATACATTAGGTGTCATAAAAGCAGAATAGCCGTTGCTCTTACAGAAACTAAAATTGCGATACATAAACACGCTGAACAAGTCACCAGAATAGGGTTTATATTCGCTGATTACAAAATCTTCTAGATGACTTTCCAATTTGCCCAAATAAGGAGGATTAGTACACACGACGGTGTACTCACCGGACATGATGATTGCTTGTTCAGTCAAATGTTCCATTAGAGGCATTTCTTCCGTATGCCAAAGAGAAAAATCAATGTCAATAAAGGCATTCTCCGCGCACTCTGCCAAATACTTTTGGAATGACTCGTAATTAGCACGCTTGACTGTCTTCAAAGAGCCAATTTCCTTTGCATGACGGAAGACATCGACAAGATATTCACCGACTTTGTTCTGTCCTGCATCAGGCATATATTTTGCGCGAGTGAATGTTGCAATGGAGTTGCTTTCACGGATGGAAAGCACATTAGGCTTTATACCTTTAGTCAGGAAGCGACGGTCATAGCTGCGTGCCTTCATCATAACGGCAAAATAGGCAAGCTGAGAACAACGCTCATCAATGTCAAGACCGAAGATATTATTCTTTACGATCTCAGACGCAGCGTCGCGCTCACCATACCCACATTCTTTATAAATCTCCATCAGAACATCAAAGGCATAAACAAGAATGTGCCCACTGCCCATGCAGGGATCTAAAAATGTTAATTCCTGTGGAGATACTGCTTCGGATACATACGAAATCTCACCGGACTTCGGAACAAAAAAGAAGTCCAGCTTTTCGCGGAGTTTGCTTTCAGGATGTCGCTCAATCCAATATTTACCTAAGGAGTTATCCACCATATAACGAACAACCCAGTCGGTTGTGAAAAGCTGAGTTGCAGCAGGAATATCTTCTTTCTTTATGCTCTTACCCCTTAGAGGATCAATAACCTCGTCGTGTTTATCCGAGATATAGTACTGATACATCCATCCAATAATCTGTACAGCGTCCCGAAAGTCTTCTTCCGGTATATCCGTCACAAGCCGCCCAAGAACACTGTCTGGCTTCAGAATGTTGATTGGCAGGAGCATTTCAGTGTAACTACCGAGCCGCTCGAACATCTCTGGCAATGCCTCGTTTAGTGCGTTGCATTGCGTCAGCAATAGGTAACGATAGAGTTCCTCCGTCCTGTTGGCGTTTAAGAGAGCGGATACTTTTGCCTTATCCAGTCCGGGCAAGTCAAGGTGGAGAAAGTCTTTCAGAATTTCAGGATTAAAGCCGCCATTCGCGTCCGAGAACACACGTACATGGGTTGGTAGATAATCGTTGACCTCCATAAAACGCAGAGCGACAAAGCGGTTGAACCAAGTGTACGCCACCTCCTCAACTGCCTGCTCAAAATCATGCTTTTTTATCTGCACAACAAACTCATGACGTTGCCGCTTCTCTTCTGCGGAAAGTACACGTCCAGATATGACTGTGGCGTTCTCATCACCGTAGCCCTTGTCGTTGATACCATATTGATAGGCGCGTTGTTTCACTTGTTCGATGAGTTCGTTACGAGCCCAGACTGCATATTTTTGAATAGCGTTCTTGTTCATATGCACACCCTCGCTTAATTTATTTGAATTCCATCCTTTGCTTCCAATATGTCGTACAGTTTCTTTCGGATCAATTCAAGGTAGCTGTCCACTTCATCACGAGAGGTCAACCTTTTGACAGGAAATACTTCGTGGCGGCGCACCTGAACGATTATCTGCTGTTGAGGTTTTTCAGCGCCCTCTTCGTGTGACCCAGGATCTTCATGAAGTATGGACTCTACCTGCGCGCAAACTTGGTCTTTATAGTTGTGCAGTTGCGTTATCATTGCGTCAAGCATGGTCAGGCTCGTCGCATCGGCAACTTTCTGTTCGTACTCTATGAAGCGATTATCTGAATTCTTTACTTCATCGCTTGCTTTGCTTTCGCCACCCGCGAGTGCGTGGATATCATCCATACACAGAGCAATAATGCCGAGCACTTCCTTTTTCTTTTGTTCCAAAAGCCCCCTATAGGCAGTCTTAATTGACTGCATCAGATCGGATAGATCCTTAATTCTTCCGTAAGGCTTGTGCATACCGAGGATAGCCTCAATCTCGTTGATTTTGCTGGTTGTTTCGAGGTCGATGGCGAAATAATCACGCTCGTTTTGCAGATCGCCTTGGAGTTTTCTCGCAGCATCAAATATGCCCCTCTGAGATTTGAAGAAGGTCTCGATTTCCTCCATATCCTCAGTAGCATCGCGTATGTCGTCCTGTCTGGCGAGTAATCGTTTCAGAAGAGCAACATTGTCGTTCTTCTGTGAGAGTATCTCACCCATCAAGTCGCGGGCGCGGATTGCCTCTTCCTTCTGCGGGTAGTGGTCTTGGTTGTATTCGGCAATCAGTGCTTCGTAGCTAGTTTTTTTATTGGTTAGTGTGTCTTTGACAAACATTAGCAAACCGTCCTCATCCTCAGCAATGCTCATCTGACCAAGCCAGTCGCGTAGGAAATTGACCGCCTTGCGCATATCCTCTTCGGACGGAGCAATACGTCGGCTTACGCTTGCCTTGTCAACTTCGGATTTAATGCGCAGATAGCGCACCAGATTATTATCGTCCTTACTCACGACCGCGCCGCCATAACGGATTTCAATCTTCTGGGACACGATAAGTCGTGCCACAAGCGCGGCAATATCGATCTCTCGCCAGCCGTAAGGGATCGCCTGATAACGACGCTGCACTTCGCCCATTGATACGGGGACATGGCTCATGTGGCGCTCTTCAAGCCATTGGCTAATCTCGTTCAGAGCATACTCGTTATTTGACCCGCTTCCGGCAATGCCGCTCTGTTGGGGTTCGCCGTTTAGAATGGTTAGAATGTCCGCATCGCTCTCGCTGAAAGTGTTCACGAGGTTCAGTTTGGAGTAGACACTCTCTATTAGTTGCTTCAAGGCTTCGTCAAGTTTGGTCTTAGCATCTCCATGTGTGATTTCGACTTTCTCACCAGCAATGAAGAATGTACTACCGACAATAGCCTTTTCTATCTGAGTTTTTGCGCTCATTTCCAGGGCCCTGGCTTGGGATTGCCTTTTGCGGATGATTTCCTGAATTGTTTCTGGCAATTGGGAAACATTCTTTTGTTTGATGTATTTGTGAATCTTTGCGGCAGTTTCAAGTTCCTCAAAGTATTGGACTTCATTCGACAGAAGGATTATAACCTCGTTGTTGACCAGTGAGTCAATTATCAGTTTTGCTTCTGGAGCGTTGTAGTAGTCGCTTGCAACTGTGACAAAACGCAGACGCACCCCGCCCGTTGCAGCACCAAAGATGGTCTCGTCAATGTACTGATCATATGCAAAGTCATATTTTCTGTATTTGAATTTTTTTGACGCGTAGATTTCACTGAAAATCGTCTGTCCGATGCTCTGAACTATAGTTGCACTATCGACGGAAGTATTGCGAATCTCGATGGCAATGTCCTGTTCTTCATCGGTCAGAAATGAGTAGTTATCTCCGTTTCTGGCAACATAGTTTTGTGCTTCCAGGCGCTCTAGGGATTCGGCGATTTCGCGACGAAGGATTATTTTATCCGCGCGTACATCGTCAACCATCAGGATTGCGATGTTATCAATATTCGCCTTGATATCGTCGATATAGCGCACGAGATATAGCAGTTTCAGTACGCTCACATCTCGCTTTTCCAGGCCGTCGTGTTTGTCGGCCGCGGTCTGACAGCGCTCTATCACTCGGCGTATGGGGCTTTCGAGGAAGGTATGCACCGTGTCGTAGAACAGCGAGAACGGCACGAGGGCATTCTCGTCTTTATCATGAACTTTCTGTGCTGCCTCTTGGAAACCAGAAAGCATCGAACGTTCACCACCCGATAGGTGTTTACCTGCATTGCCGTGCTTGCGGATTTCGGCGAGTACCTTCTGAATGATGATGAACTGGTATGGTACAAATGGATAAGTCGCGGAGAATTCCGCGCCACTGGTGTAGCCTTTGATGTCCAGCACCGCGTTGTTAAACGTGAAGAGGTTCTTCAATACTGCGCGTTCCTTTTCATAAACCATACGCAGGAGCGCGTCCGCGTCCTCGGTCTTTTCAAGGATACGTTTCTTGATAACCTCGTCAACCGAAGCGGAGGACAAGGAAAGGCGTGTATTGAAACGTCCTTGAATCTTGGAAAAGTCGTCACCGATTATTCTCACGACAGAGTCAATGG from Mesotoga sp. UBA6090 includes these protein-coding regions:
- the brxC gene encoding BREX system P-loop protein BrxC; protein product: MKIQSMFQKDINREINGVIKVAQDDEQSLLQELGEYIITKELRRHFNTFFDNYSKAIDQPTDKIGVWISGFFGSGKSHFLKMLSYLLSNQKVAGRSAVDFFKDKFDDPMTYATVVRCANIPTESILFNIDIEGPIKKDKTAVLRVLAKVFYNHLGFYGEDLKIAKLERFVDKRGKTDAFRRAFEEVNGTPWVEARASYAFFEDDIVSVLQSVLVMSETAARNWFNGEENVDMSIKQLVEEIKEYVDSKGEAFRLLFCMDEIGQYIGDDSDLMLNLQSIVEEIGSKCRGKVWVMVTSQEAIDSVVRIIGDDFSKIQGRFNTRLSLSSASVDEVIKKRILEKTEDADALLRMVYEKERAVLKNLFTFNNAVLDIKGYTSGAEFSATYPFVPYQFIIIQKVLAEIRKHGNAGKHLSGGERSMLSGFQEAAQKVHDKDENALVPFSLFYDTVHTFLESPIRRVIERCQTAADKHDGLEKRDVSVLKLLYLVRYIDDIKANIDNIAILMVDDVRADKIILRREIAESLERLEAQNYVARNGDNYSFLTDEEQDIAIEIRNTSVDSATIVQSIGQTIFSEIYASKKFKYRKYDFAYDQYIDETIFGAATGGVRLRFVTVASDYYNAPEAKLIIDSLVNNEVIILLSNEVQYFEELETAAKIHKYIKQKNVSQLPETIQEIIRKRQSQARALEMSAKTQIEKAIVGSTFFIAGEKVEITHGDAKTKLDEALKQLIESVYSKLNLVNTFSESDADILTILNGEPQQSGIAGSGSNNEYALNEISQWLEERHMSHVPVSMGEVQRRYQAIPYGWREIDIAALVARLIVSQKIEIRYGGAVVSKDDNNLVRYLRIKSEVDKASVSRRIAPSEEDMRKAVNFLRDWLGQMSIAEDEDGLLMFVKDTLTNKKTSYEALIAEYNQDHYPQKEEAIRARDLMGEILSQKNDNVALLKRLLARQDDIRDATEDMEEIETFFKSQRGIFDAARKLQGDLQNERDYFAIDLETTSKINEIEAILGMHKPYGRIKDLSDLMQSIKTAYRGLLEQKKKEVLGIIALCMDDIHALAGGESKASDEVKNSDNRFIEYEQKVADATSLTMLDAMITQLHNYKDQVCAQVESILHEDPGSHEEGAEKPQQQIIVQVRRHEVFPVKRLTSRDEVDSYLELIRKKLYDILEAKDGIQIN
- the pglX gene encoding BREX-1 system adenine-specific DNA-methyltransferase PglX, translating into MNKNAIQKYAVWARNELIEQVKQRAYQYGINDKGYGDENATVISGRVLSAEEKRQRHEFVVQIKKHDFEQAVEEVAYTWFNRFVALRFMEVNDYLPTHVRVFSDANGGFNPEILKDFLHLDLPGLDKAKVSALLNANRTEELYRYLLLTQCNALNEALPEMFERLGSYTEMLLPINILKPDSVLGRLVTDIPEEDFRDAVQIIGWMYQYYISDKHDEVIDPLRGKSIKKEDIPAATQLFTTDWVVRYMVDNSLGKYWIERHPESKLREKLDFFFVPKSGEISYVSEAVSPQELTFLDPCMGSGHILVYAFDVLMEIYKECGYGERDAASEIVKNNIFGLDIDERCSQLAYFAVMMKARSYDRRFLTKGIKPNVLSIRESNSIATFTRAKYMPDAGQNKVGEYLVDVFRHAKEIGSLKTVKRANYESFQKYLAECAENAFIDIDFSLWHTEEMPLMEHLTEQAIIMSGEYTVVCTNPPYLGKLESHLEDFVISEYKPYSGDLFSVFMYRNFSFCKSNGYSAFMTPNVWMSIKSYQALREYIMREKCIIGLVQMAHGAFNEIACVDVCSFIIKNKQENNNGIYIKLSDFKGNMDIQGEKCLFAIKNDCDYKYSANNDDLMLVPGSPITAFCASSQMLHLYKKALLLKQVAEPKQGIATSDNDKFLRLWFEVDNNKLFFSCSTHEEANDSSARWFPYNKGGNFRKWYGNNDYVVDWENDGHRLKNFKGSVLRNPNFYFRECISWSLISSYTIAFRYKPVGHLFDVAGMSCFQSSNVNLKYLLALNNCCLIGKIMMMLAPTINYQVGNIANIPVIYDEHRAREIVDIVDDNIALAKEDWDAYETSWDFHADPLCRLRASHNNLSKAYSFLRDRTNELFCKLHRNEEYLNDVFLEIYDVVGEMPDTVSRRDVSHTFIYDAREEITEDIKESYYVRTKADLVKNFISYAVGCMFGRYSLDIEGLTYAGGEWSASKYKTFIPDKDNVLPICDDEYFDDDIVGRFVDFMRLTYSTETLEENLKFIADALGGKGTPREVIRNYFLNDFYATHCKIYQKRPIYWLFDSGKKNGFKALIYMHRYSRDLLAKLRTDYVHEQQERYRTQLSHIAAAINTAAGTERARLLKKQNKLTEQLKEITVFEEKVHHLADQNIEIDLDDGVKKNYEIFTDVLAKI